The Mesorhizobium loti genome includes a region encoding these proteins:
- a CDS encoding phosphatase PAP2 family protein → MDAALTHWINAAAGISPFLDKAMIAASQIGVPLMVLGVALQWWVKADRYHVRHAALSAGLAFLLGLAINQFILLFAHRIRPYDAGVTHLFISPSADWSFPSDHATATVAIVAAFAMQGLPRRTIVLSIMAFLICWSRIYIGTHYLTDVIGGAVTGVLGAVVVRLSYRENSRLDNLVTRIL, encoded by the coding sequence ATGGATGCAGCTCTAACCCACTGGATCAACGCGGCAGCCGGGATCAGCCCTTTTCTTGATAAGGCAATGATCGCCGCCTCACAAATCGGCGTTCCGCTGATGGTGCTGGGCGTTGCCCTGCAATGGTGGGTAAAGGCCGACCGCTACCATGTGCGCCATGCTGCCTTGTCGGCCGGCTTGGCGTTCCTGCTCGGTCTTGCGATCAACCAGTTCATTCTTCTGTTCGCCCACCGGATACGGCCCTACGATGCCGGCGTGACGCACCTTTTTATTTCGCCAAGCGCTGACTGGTCTTTCCCCTCCGATCACGCAACAGCCACCGTTGCGATTGTTGCGGCCTTCGCAATGCAGGGTCTGCCGCGCCGGACGATTGTGCTTTCCATCATGGCGTTCCTGATCTGCTGGTCGAGAATTTACATAGGCACCCACTACCTGACCGACGTGATCGGCGGAGCCGTCACTGGCGTCTTAGGTGCCGTTGTGGTGCGATTGTCCTATCGGGAGAACTCCCGGCTGGACAATCTGGTGACAAGAATTCTTTAG
- a CDS encoding phosphatase PAP2 family protein, which produces MAIKSPSSPSRFLHGFQSDAMWMIASLLVAGGLILGFGLLAEEVSEGDTSGFDQAVLMAFRTAGDATNPIGPPWLEEMGRDVTSLGSFVFLGFVSVAAVGYLLIAGKRRYAVLVAAAVAGGEAISTLLKIAFDRQRPDIAHSARVFTASFPSGHAMLSAVTFLTLGALLAKANPDPRVKGYFVSLAVFLTVMVGLSRLYLGVHYPSDVLAGWCVGSAWAILCWSGVQWIEQRRGR; this is translated from the coding sequence ATGGCGATTAAGTCACCCTCCTCGCCCAGCCGCTTTCTGCATGGTTTTCAAAGCGACGCCATGTGGATGATAGCCTCACTGCTCGTCGCCGGCGGCCTGATCCTCGGATTCGGCCTCCTGGCTGAAGAAGTCTCAGAGGGCGACACGAGCGGTTTCGACCAGGCAGTGCTTATGGCGTTCCGCACTGCCGGGGATGCGACGAATCCAATTGGTCCGCCTTGGCTAGAAGAAATGGGGCGCGACGTTACGTCCCTAGGCAGCTTTGTTTTCCTGGGCTTCGTCTCGGTCGCCGCAGTGGGATATCTGCTGATAGCGGGAAAGCGACGATATGCCGTGCTGGTTGCGGCCGCCGTGGCCGGCGGAGAGGCCATCAGCACACTTCTCAAAATCGCCTTTGATCGCCAAAGGCCCGATATTGCGCACTCCGCAAGAGTTTTCACCGCGAGCTTTCCGAGCGGGCACGCGATGCTTTCGGCAGTTACTTTCCTGACCCTTGGCGCGCTGCTGGCAAAAGCGAACCCGGACCCCCGCGTAAAAGGGTATTTCGTTTCACTCGCGGTATTCCTAACCGTCATGGTCGGGTTGAGCCGCCTCTATCTCGGCGTGCACTACCCCTCCGATGTGCTCGCCGGTTGGTGCGTCGGTTCAGCCTGGGCCATCCTGTGCTGGTCTGGGGTCCAGTGGATTGAGCAGAGGCGCGGCCGATAA
- a CDS encoding ABC transporter permease, producing MFQTLVKFQRTIYLTLGGQIKLLSAGGDWLAFMAFLPMGVLFGAAHALTPGHSKAVLATYLAGSEARILRGLLVSLTLSFTHVTIAVLIAVLLLPLVSIALGSVGRAPLLEDVSRGLLGLIGAWMIWRALSLGHHHRHEGEAVGVIAGLIPCPLTLFVMTFAISRGVPVAGILSAITMMVGVALTLSCVAVLSILFRERLVHLFASQPRLFETISRTIEGAAGLALAGVAFWQITSN from the coding sequence ATGTTCCAAACGCTTGTCAAGTTTCAACGCACGATCTACCTGACGCTCGGCGGGCAGATCAAACTGCTGTCGGCTGGCGGCGACTGGCTAGCGTTCATGGCCTTCCTACCAATGGGCGTGCTGTTCGGTGCGGCGCACGCCCTGACGCCAGGGCACAGCAAGGCGGTCTTGGCGACCTATCTTGCCGGATCGGAAGCAAGGATTTTGCGCGGGCTTCTGGTGTCGCTAACACTCTCGTTTACGCACGTAACGATTGCCGTCTTAATCGCGGTTCTCTTGCTGCCATTGGTCTCCATTGCGTTAGGCAGCGTCGGCCGCGCTCCGCTTTTGGAAGATGTCAGTCGCGGACTGCTCGGCCTGATCGGCGCCTGGATGATCTGGCGGGCGCTCAGCCTCGGTCATCACCACAGACATGAAGGCGAGGCCGTGGGAGTGATAGCTGGCTTGATTCCATGCCCGCTGACGCTTTTCGTGATGACCTTCGCGATATCCAGAGGCGTTCCGGTCGCTGGCATCCTATCTGCAATCACCATGATGGTCGGGGTGGCGCTGACGCTATCTTGCGTCGCGGTTCTGTCGATCCTGTTTCGAGAACGTCTGGTACATCTTTTTGCTAGCCAGCCGCGCCTGTTCGAGACCATCTCCCGAACCATCGAGGGGGCCGCCGGACTTGCGCTCGCCGGCGTTGCTTTCTGGCAGATCACGTCGAACTGA
- a CDS encoding CopG family transcriptional regulator, whose product MKLTYRLAALAVLIATPLPAVAATINAVMYKNPQCNCCESYAKYLEHNGFKVDIKPVNNLSQISGDAGVPADLEGCHTLMVDGYVVDGLVPVDIVKKLLTERPAVTGITLAGMPTGAPGMGGEKSGPFIVYAFTKDGKAPTVYATE is encoded by the coding sequence ATGAAACTGACCTATCGTCTCGCCGCCCTTGCTGTACTGATCGCAACGCCGCTGCCCGCTGTCGCGGCGACCATCAACGCGGTGATGTACAAGAACCCGCAATGCAATTGCTGCGAATCCTATGCCAAGTATCTGGAGCACAACGGCTTCAAGGTCGACATCAAGCCGGTCAACAATCTCTCGCAGATCAGCGGCGATGCGGGCGTGCCGGCCGACCTCGAAGGCTGCCACACGCTGATGGTCGACGGCTATGTCGTCGATGGCTTGGTGCCGGTCGATATCGTCAAGAAACTGCTGACTGAACGGCCCGCCGTCACCGGCATCACGCTGGCCGGTATGCCAACCGGTGCGCCCGGCATGGGCGGCGAGAAGTCTGGTCCTTTCATCGTCTACGCATTCACCAAGGACGGCAAGGCGCCGACCGTCTACGCAACGGAGTGA
- a CDS encoding DUF2127 domain-containing protein, producing the protein MKAVDERRIHQIFEVSIWLKGAHALIECVGGILLYVVTTDAIASWVNTFTQEELIEDPNDFIAGYLSQMASHFSIASKEFYAFYLLSHGLIKLLLVVGLLRGKLWSYPASLAALGAFMVYQVYRYSYTHSFGLLVLTVFDALVMVLIWDEWKFVRQQKPT; encoded by the coding sequence GTGAAAGCAGTCGACGAACGCCGCATCCATCAGATTTTCGAGGTCAGCATCTGGCTCAAAGGGGCGCATGCCCTGATCGAATGCGTCGGCGGAATCCTGCTTTATGTCGTCACCACCGACGCCATTGCCTCCTGGGTCAATACATTCACCCAGGAGGAATTGATCGAAGATCCGAACGATTTCATAGCTGGCTATCTGTCGCAGATGGCAAGCCATTTTTCGATCGCCAGCAAGGAGTTCTACGCCTTCTACCTGCTAAGCCACGGCCTGATAAAGCTGCTGCTGGTTGTCGGGCTTCTGAGAGGCAAGCTGTGGTCGTATCCGGCTTCGCTCGCGGCGTTGGGTGCCTTCATGGTCTACCAAGTCTACCGTTACTCTTACACCCATTCATTCGGCCTGCTTGTCCTGACCGTCTTCGATGCGCTCGTCATGGTGCTGATCTGGGACGAATGGAAGTTCGTGCGACAGCAAAAGCCCACGTAA
- a CDS encoding DsbA family protein, with translation MITRAKQANRHCGWFIRTLLLAGVTGWLLIGFQGAQRSAIAAGEMSQDQFDQRVHDYILAHPEVVMQALQSLEGRQRDAEAAEAKAVLASRADDIFRDKQSPVGGNAQGNVTLVEFFDYNCPYCRQVAPIMAQAVADDPQLKIVYKEFPILGPDSVFAAKAALAAERQGKYAAFHKALFGARTRVTEAVVLRVAAEAGLDVPRLKTDMQQPDIQALIDRNMDLAQALKITGTPGFVVGDQIFPGATDLETIKKLIEQARTLQK, from the coding sequence ATGATTACCAGGGCGAAACAGGCAAACCGACACTGTGGCTGGTTTATCCGCACCCTTCTGCTTGCCGGTGTGACAGGATGGCTCCTGATCGGCTTTCAAGGCGCGCAGCGATCGGCGATCGCGGCCGGCGAAATGTCCCAGGACCAGTTCGACCAGCGGGTGCACGACTATATCCTCGCCCATCCGGAAGTCGTCATGCAGGCTCTGCAAAGTCTGGAGGGGCGTCAACGCGACGCCGAGGCGGCCGAGGCAAAGGCGGTGCTGGCGTCGCGCGCCGACGACATCTTCCGCGACAAGCAAAGCCCCGTCGGCGGCAACGCGCAGGGCAACGTCACCCTGGTCGAGTTCTTCGACTACAACTGCCCCTATTGCCGCCAGGTGGCTCCGATCATGGCGCAAGCCGTGGCCGACGATCCGCAGCTCAAGATCGTCTACAAGGAATTTCCCATCCTAGGCCCGGATTCCGTGTTCGCGGCCAAGGCGGCGCTCGCCGCCGAACGGCAAGGCAAATATGCGGCGTTCCATAAGGCGTTGTTCGGCGCCAGGACAAGGGTGACCGAGGCGGTGGTGCTCAGGGTCGCGGCCGAGGCCGGCCTCGACGTGCCGCGCCTGAAGACCGACATGCAGCAACCGGATATCCAGGCGTTGATCGACCGAAACATGGATCTGGCTCAGGCGCTGAAAATCACCGGAACGCCGGGCTTCGTCGTCGGCGACCAGATATTTCCCGGCGCCACCGATCTCGAGACGATTAAGAAACTGATCGAACAGGCGAGGACGCTGCAGAAATGA
- a CDS encoding cation transporter has protein sequence MPVSSLGARILDWFGFGSHDHPAHGHDHGSGPHGHTHGVIDATIATTDRGIWAIKWSFVILAITAALQMVVVVLSGSVALLADTIHNIGDATTAIPLWIAFMLARRKPTKTFTYGLGRVEDLAGIIIVLIILFSAIVAGYQAIERLINPQVVTHLGWLTAAGIVGFLGNEVVAVFRIRVGREINSAALIADGYHARTDGLTSLAVVAGAVGVWLGFPLADPIVGLLITIAIFGIVWQSARSVLTRMLDGIEPGVMDEIQHAAAHVPGAHIIDAKARWIGHKLHADIAIAANETMPLSEANKISVALEDELFGHMPALAAANIRFSTEHEEHDHPHPP, from the coding sequence ATACCTGTGAGCAGTCTCGGGGCGCGCATTCTCGACTGGTTTGGCTTCGGGTCGCATGATCACCCCGCGCATGGTCACGACCATGGCAGCGGACCGCATGGGCATACTCATGGTGTCATAGACGCAACGATAGCGACGACCGACCGGGGCATCTGGGCCATAAAATGGTCGTTCGTCATCCTGGCAATCACGGCGGCATTGCAGATGGTCGTGGTGGTGCTGTCGGGCAGCGTGGCACTGCTGGCCGACACGATCCACAACATCGGCGACGCCACAACCGCCATTCCGTTGTGGATCGCGTTCATGCTGGCGCGGCGCAAGCCTACCAAGACCTTCACCTACGGCCTTGGCAGGGTTGAGGATCTGGCCGGGATCATCATCGTCCTCATCATCCTGTTCAGTGCCATTGTTGCTGGCTACCAGGCCATTGAGCGGCTGATAAACCCGCAAGTGGTGACGCATCTTGGCTGGCTGACGGCGGCAGGTATCGTCGGCTTTCTCGGCAACGAGGTGGTCGCCGTGTTCCGCATCCGCGTCGGCCGCGAAATCAACAGCGCGGCACTTATCGCCGACGGCTACCATGCCCGTACCGATGGGCTTACCAGCCTTGCCGTTGTCGCCGGAGCCGTCGGCGTCTGGCTCGGCTTCCCGCTGGCCGACCCGATCGTCGGACTGCTCATCACGATTGCCATTTTCGGCATCGTCTGGCAGTCGGCGCGCTCTGTTCTCACCCGCATGCTGGACGGCATCGAGCCGGGCGTGATGGACGAAATCCAGCACGCAGCCGCGCATGTGCCGGGAGCGCATATCATCGACGCCAAGGCGCGCTGGATCGGTCACAAACTCCACGCCGACATTGCCATCGCCGCAAACGAAACCATGCCGCTATCCGAGGCAAACAAGATTTCGGTGGCGCTCGAAGACGAGCTCTTTGGGCACATGCCAGCGCTCGCGGCGGCAAACATCCGGTTTTCAACCGAACACGAAGAGCACGATCATCCGCACCCCCCATGA
- a CDS encoding multicopper oxidase family protein has translation MNTDFSFAVSRRRFLIAAAGVAVSASVRPVRASTVAERRIKAAPSQARLSGPDVPPTPVWAYDGTIAGPMLRLRQGEPVRIMVENGLDEDTTVHWHGIRLPNAMDGVPGLTQKPIKPGQRFVYEFTPPDAGTFWYHPHADSLVQLGRGLAGALIVEETEPVAVDRELVWMLQDWRLASDGQIAAGFGSAMDAAMSGRVGNVVTLNGTVPADVSVKAGERIRLRLANACLARMMALRFEGHRPVVVAIDGQPCDPHEPEGGRFVLAPAMRIDVVVDMQGDPGKRYAVTDDFYDGLAYTLTTLAYDSTPPLRTHPLDAPVALPRNPLPEPDLATAERKEIVLQGGMMGGGKLAGVGGMMGMATPGMGGGAAWAINGMSMTGDGHAGMMPQFTLKRGATCHLTMRNETAWWHPMHVHGFSMLVLSRNGSPVPHRQWQDTVLLAPRDAIECAFVADNPGDWMLHCHVADHQMAGLMTIFRVT, from the coding sequence GTGAATACCGATTTCAGTTTTGCTGTTTCGCGCCGCAGGTTTCTCATTGCGGCGGCAGGCGTTGCCGTGTCCGCATCGGTGCGCCCGGTGCGGGCATCCACCGTGGCCGAACGGCGGATCAAGGCCGCGCCGAGCCAAGCCCGGCTCAGCGGTCCAGATGTTCCGCCTACGCCGGTGTGGGCCTATGACGGCACCATCGCCGGCCCGATGCTGCGTCTGCGGCAAGGTGAGCCGGTTCGCATCATGGTCGAGAACGGATTGGATGAGGACACCACCGTCCATTGGCACGGCATCCGGCTGCCAAACGCCATGGATGGCGTACCGGGACTGACCCAGAAGCCGATCAAGCCGGGGCAAAGGTTCGTGTATGAGTTCACACCGCCCGATGCCGGCACCTTCTGGTATCACCCTCATGCTGACAGTCTCGTGCAGCTCGGCCGCGGGCTTGCCGGCGCGCTGATCGTCGAGGAGACCGAGCCCGTTGCCGTCGACCGCGAGCTTGTCTGGATGCTGCAGGACTGGCGGCTCGCGTCCGACGGCCAGATCGCCGCCGGCTTCGGCAGCGCGATGGATGCGGCGATGTCCGGCCGCGTCGGCAACGTCGTCACCCTCAACGGCACGGTGCCAGCCGACGTGAGCGTGAAGGCTGGCGAGCGCATCAGGCTGCGGCTCGCCAATGCCTGCCTCGCCCGCATGATGGCGCTGCGCTTCGAGGGCCACCGTCCGGTCGTTGTCGCCATCGACGGCCAGCCATGCGACCCGCACGAGCCGGAGGGCGGCCGCTTCGTGCTGGCGCCTGCCATGAGGATCGATGTCGTAGTCGACATGCAGGGCGATCCGGGCAAGCGTTATGCAGTGACCGACGATTTTTATGACGGTCTCGCCTACACGCTCACCACGCTGGCCTACGACTCCACACCGCCGCTGCGGACTCATCCGCTCGACGCGCCTGTCGCTCTGCCGCGCAATCCCTTGCCTGAACCCGACCTCGCCACCGCAGAACGCAAGGAGATCGTGCTGCAAGGCGGCATGATGGGCGGCGGCAAGCTCGCCGGTGTCGGCGGCATGATGGGCATGGCGACGCCCGGCATGGGCGGAGGTGCGGCATGGGCGATCAACGGCATGTCGATGACCGGTGACGGCCACGCCGGGATGATGCCGCAGTTCACGCTGAAACGCGGCGCTACCTGTCATCTCACAATGCGCAACGAAACCGCGTGGTGGCACCCGATGCATGTCCATGGGTTCAGCATGCTGGTGCTGTCGCGCAACGGTTCGCCGGTGCCGCACCGGCAATGGCAGGACACGGTGCTGCTCGCCCCCAGGGACGCGATCGAATGCGCCTTCGTCGCCGACAATCCCGGTGACTGGATGCTGCACTGCCATGTCGCCGACCACCAGATGGCCGGCCTTATGACCATCTTCCGAGTGACCTGA
- a CDS encoding metal-sensing transcriptional repressor, producing MSQGIHHSHPAIVKRLKRAQGHLAAVLSMFEAHRPCVDLAHQLHAVESAISSAKRELIHDHIEHCLTETAESGGNSLAELKQLAKYL from the coding sequence ATGTCCCAAGGCATTCACCATTCGCATCCCGCTATCGTAAAGCGCCTGAAGCGCGCGCAAGGCCACCTCGCGGCGGTGCTGTCGATGTTCGAGGCGCATCGTCCCTGCGTTGACCTGGCGCACCAACTCCACGCCGTGGAAAGCGCTATCAGCAGCGCAAAGCGCGAACTGATCCACGATCACATCGAGCATTGCCTGACGGAAACCGCAGAGTCGGGCGGCAATTCCCTGGCAGAACTCAAGCAACTGGCGAAATACCTGTGA
- a CDS encoding redoxin domain-containing protein: MLVRVQHEPQSHSRALSARLLRSLIVLTALIAGFVHGPQAHSLDEVDAMLQGDEKYFQPIDKPAPDFTLRTTDGRVVRLADLSGKVVVLHFIYTSCPDVCPLHAEKIAEVQAMVNGTPMKDQVTFVTITTDPARDTPDVLRKYALAHGLDPVNWLFLTTTQSQPEDTTRRLAEAFGHKFTLTDDGYQMHGTVTHVIDKEGRWRANFHGLNFAPVNLVTLVNALTNNIEHPHDEPEEGWLAKLKSLF; this comes from the coding sequence ATGCTTGTCCGGGTCCAACACGAGCCGCAGTCTCATTCTCGGGCTTTAAGCGCGCGCTTGCTGCGCAGTTTGATCGTGCTGACGGCGCTGATTGCCGGCTTTGTCCACGGCCCGCAAGCGCACTCGCTGGATGAAGTCGACGCTATGCTCCAGGGGGACGAAAAGTATTTCCAGCCGATTGACAAACCGGCACCCGATTTCACGCTGCGCACCACCGACGGCCGCGTCGTGCGGCTGGCCGACCTCAGCGGCAAGGTCGTCGTCCTCCACTTCATCTACACATCGTGCCCCGATGTGTGTCCCCTGCACGCCGAGAAGATCGCCGAGGTCCAGGCGATGGTGAACGGGACGCCGATGAAGGATCAGGTCACCTTCGTGACCATCACCACGGATCCTGCGAGGGACACGCCGGACGTGCTGCGCAAATATGCGCTGGCGCACGGGCTCGACCCCGTCAACTGGCTGTTTTTGACGACGACCCAGAGTCAGCCGGAGGACACGACCCGCCGACTGGCGGAAGCCTTCGGCCACAAGTTCACCCTGACCGATGACGGCTATCAGATGCACGGCACCGTCACCCATGTGATCGACAAGGAGGGCCGCTGGCGGGCGAATTTCCACGGCCTGAATTTTGCGCCGGTCAATCTCGTCACCTTGGTCAACGCCCTCACCAACAACATCGAGCATCCGCACGATGAACCGGAAGAAGGCTGGCTGGCAAAACTGAAAAGCCTCTTTTGA